The segment TGCGCCCGACAAGTCGTTGGCACGCAAGATCTCCGGTGTCGGCATCGTCGGTGCCGGCTTGATGGCCAGCCAGCTCGCTCTGCTGTTCGTGCGGCAGCTGAAGGTGCCGGTGATCCTCACCGACATCGACCAGGAGCGCATCGACAAGGGCGTCGGCTACGTCCACGGCGAGATCGACAAACTACTCGGCAAGAAGCGCCTGTCCCCCGACGCCGCAAATCGGTTGAAGGCGTTGGTCTCCGGCTCGATCGACAAGGCAGCCTTTGCGAAGACCGATTTCGTCATCGAGGCAGTGTTCGAGAACCTCGACGTGAAGAAGAAGGTGTTCGCCGAGGTCGAGGAGTTCGTCTCCGCCGAAACGATTCTCGCGACCAACACCTCCTCGCTGTCGATCACGAAGATGGCTGCGGATCTGAAGCACCCCGAGCGCGTCGTGGGCTTCCACTTCTTCAACCCGGTGGCGGTCCTGCCTCTGCTCGAGGTCGTCAAGGGCGAGAAGACCGATGACGCCACGCTCGCAACGGCGTTCGCTACAGCCAAGACGCTGAAGAAGTCCGCCGTGCTTTCGGCGGATCTTCCCGGCTTCGTGTTCAACCGGCTCGTGACGCGAGCGTCGAACGAGATCATCAGCGCGATCGACGAAGGCACCCCCTTCGACGTCGCCGACGGTGCCGTGGGCGAACTCGGCATGCCGATGAGCCCGCTGACCCTGCTGGCCCTCGTCGGTCCTGCCGTTGCCCTGCACACCGCGGAAACCCTCGGTGAGGCATACCCGGAGCGGTTCAAGGACTCCCCCGGATTCCGCGCGCTGGTCGAGGCGAAGAAGCCCGGCGTTTGGAACTACGGCCCCGAGGGACAGGTCGTCGACCCCGAGGTCGCTGCGCTGTGGCCGCAGGGCGATTCGCCGTCGACCGCCGAGCAGGTGCTCGAACGTACCCGCAACGCGATCGCCGACGAGATCAAGATCATGCTCGACGAGGGCGTCGTGGCAGCGGCCGAGGACATCGACCTCTGCCTGCTCCTCGGCGGCGGATTCGGCTTCTGGAACGGCGGCATCACGCCGTACCTGGATCGCAGCGGAGCCTCCGAGGCCGCAACCGGTCAGCGCTTCCTCGCCCCGGGTGTAGCCAGCGTCTAGCATTGCCCGCCGAGTTCGAGGTTGTGGACGGATTTCTCCGGTTTTTCGTCCATGACCTCGAACTCGGCATTGTTCTGTCGGGATAAGGTCTGACGCCATGAACAACGAACGCGGTCGGCTGATCGGTATCGCCTACCGCATGCTCGGTTCCTACAGCGACGCCGAAGACGCCGCATCCGAGGCTCTCGTTCGCTGGTACCGACTCACCGACGCCGAACGTGACGCTGTCGACGTCCCTGCTGCGTGGCTCACCCGAGTGGTGGGCCGCATCTGCCTCGACATGCTCGGATCCGCTCGCGTTCGCCGCGAGAACTACGTCGGGCAGTGGCTGCGGGAACCCGTCCGCGGACTCGACCCCGAGAGTTCGGCCGCCGCCGACCCCGCCGACCGAGTTGCGCAACAGGAATCGGTGACGCTGGCACTGCTCGTCGTACTCGAATCGCTCGGTCCGGCGCAGCGAGTCGCCTTCGTACTGCACGACGCGTTCGCTGTGCCGTTCGACGAGATCGCGACCGTTCTCGATCGATCTCCTGCTGCGTGCCGCCAACTCGCCTCTGCCGCACGAACTCACGTCCATTCTCGTCACCGCTCCATCGCCGACCCCATCGAGCACGACCGCGTCGTGCGGGCGTTCGCCTCGGCCTCCGCAGGCGGGGACATCGCATCCCTCGTCTCGGTGCTCGCCCGACGTCACCTTGGTCAGCGACGGCGGCGGCCACGTATCCGCGGCCCGCAATGCCGTCCTCGGATCCGATCGAGTCGCTCGCTTCGTCCGCGGCATCACTGCCAAGTCCACCGACCTCGAGTGGTCGATAGAACCCGTCAACGGCCTGTCGGGCATCGTCATCCGGCGCGACGGCGCGGTGTTCGGAGTCATCGGGTTCGACGTCATCGGGTTCGACACCGCCGACGGCGCGGTCTCCAGCATCTGGATCGTGCTGAATCCGGACAAACTCCGGCACTGGGTCTGACACCAGCCATACATTCGGCACGGCTGCGTCGTCAGAGAGTGGAGGGCCGCACAGCGCGGTCCGCATCATCTCTCGAGAATCAGGTGGATACGCGATGAAGCTAGCCGTAGCCGGTGGAACCGGAACCGTCGGAATGCACGTGGTCGAGGTTGCGCGAGAACGTGGACACGAGGTGGTCGTACTGTCGCGATCTGCCGGTGTGGATCTCGTCACCGGGTCAGGACTGTCCGACGCCCTGTCCGGCGTCGACGCGGTGGTCGACGTCGCATCGACGCAGACGATCTCGGCGAAAGAATCGACGGCGTTCTTCGCTGCCGTCACCCGCAATCTGCTCACGGAGGAGAGCGCCGCCGGAGTCGGTCATCATCTCGCGTTGTCGATCGTGGGGGTAGACGCGGCACCGCACGGCTACTACGCCGGAAAGGTGAAGCAGGAGAGCCTCGTTCGTGCCGGAGCAGTACCCTGGACGATTCTTCGAGCAACCCAGTTCCACGAGTTCGCCGCGCAGATCCGCTCGCAGACCTCGTTCGGTCCACTGACAATCATCCCCAGGATGGTCTCGCAACCGATCGCCGCCCGCGAGGTCGCCGAGCGACTGGTCGACCTTGCGGAGGGTCCACCGGCAGGGCGAGTCGCCGATCTCGGTGGACCACGTGAAGAGCGCATGGCCGAGATGGTGCGTGGTTATGCACGAGCAATCGGTGCTCGCGGTCTGGTACTCGAGGTCCCGATTCCCGGCGCATACGGTCGCGCGATGCGAGACGGAACTCTGGTCATCACAAACGATTCGGATCACGGTTCACAGACCTTCGATCAGTGGTCGGCCGCCCAGGCACGCTGACTCGCATCTCGACGAACTCGAAGCTACGGACGACATTCGAGAGATTTCCGTCCACAACTTCGAGTTCGACAGCGGAATATCGGACAATTCACCCTTTTTCGGAGAGCCGATTTTCGCACGCCGATAATAACGAGGCGATTTCGCTCCCATTCCGTCGATGCGAGGACGATGATGGCGATCGACCACCAAGGATGCTGGTTCACCTCGAAAGCTGGGTCACGTGATGACGCAATCCACCGATCGGCACACCGCCAAAGTCATCGGAGTCACGATTGCCGCCGCTGTCGGCGGCTTCCTGTTCGGGTTCGATTCGTCCGTGGTCAACGGCGCGGTGGACTCCATCCAAGAGAACTTCGCACTGTCGTCGTTCGTCACCGGCTTCGCGGTGGCCATCGCACTTCTCGGTTGTGCCGTCGGAGCTTGGTTCGCCGGCCGTCTCGCCGACAGCTGGGGCCGAAAGAAGGTGATGTTGCTCGGTTCCGCACTGTTCACCATTTTCGTCGGTGGGATCCGGGTTCGCGTTCAGCGTTCCGGATCTCATGCTCTGGCGTGTACTCGGCGGCCTGGGCATCGGTATCGCATCGGTGATCGCGCCCGCGTACATCTCGGAGATTGCCCCGGCCCGCTACCGAGGTGGATTGGCCTCGCTGCAACAGCTGGCCATCACCGTCGGAATCTTCGCCGCTCTACTGTCGGACGCGGTGCTGCAGAACGCCGCAGGCGGACCGTCGAACGACCTGTGGTTCGGACTAGAAGCCTGGCGGTGGATGTTCCTGGTCGGCGTCGCACCGGCCCTCGTCTACGGCTTTCTCGCCACTCTGATTCCCGAGTCACCCAGATACCTCGTCGGAAAACACCTCGACGAAGAAGCGGCGCGCATTCTGGGAGACATCACCGGAGAAGTGAACCCGAACGAGAGGGTCAAGGAAATCCGATTGACCCTGCGCCGGGAATCCAAGTCGTCGTTCGCCGATATTCGCGGACCCAAGTTCGGCCTGCAACCGATCGTCTGGGTCGGCATCACGATGGCGATTCTGCAGCAGTTCGTCGGAATCAACGCGATCTTCTACTACTCGACGACTCTGTGGAAGTCCGTCGGATTCAGCGAGAACCAGTCTTTCGTCACCTCGGTGATCACCTCTGTCATCAATGTCTCGATGACATTCGTCGCCATCTTGTTCGTCGACCGATTCGGCCGGCGAAATCTACTCATGATCGGCTCGATAGGAATGTTCGTCGGCCTCGTTCTCGCAGCCGTCTCGTTCACTCAGGCAGTAGGCAGCGGGGACCAACTCGAGTTGCCGTCGCCGTGGGGCCCGGTCGCTCTCGTCGGCGCGAACCTCTTCGTGGTCTTCTTCGCCGCGACCTGGGGACCGATCATGTGGGTGATGCTCGGAGAGATGTTCCCCAACCGAATGCGCGCCGTCGCCCTCGGTATCAGTACTGCGGCCAATTGGATTGCCAACTTCGCCATCACCCTGGCCTTTCCGCCGTTGTCCGACACCATCGGACTCGGATTCATCTATTCGTTCTTTGCGTTCTTCGCGATCCTGTCTTTCTTCTTCGTCAAGTACAAGATCAGAGAGACCAAGGGAATGGAGCTCGAGGACATGGAGATCTGACATGCCGATATTCGTCGTCGAATACACCTACACCCCCGAAACATCCTCGGGCCGTGACGATCACCGAACCGATCACCGCGCATGGCTGCGTGAACTCGAGCGTCGCAAGATTCTCCGATCGTCGAGCCCACTCGCCGATCACAGTGGTGCCACGATGATCGTCGAAGGCACCGACAAGGCAAGTGTGGAGCGGATGTTCGCACACGACCCGTTCGCCCTGGCCCATCTGATAGATCGCGTTCGGATCGAAGAGCGGGTGACAGGCACGTAGCGGATGGTCGAGGTCCGATAAAACGCCACACGTCGGAGAACACGACCACCAACCCGATCACCACCGTGACCGGACCGGTGACGGCCGCAGTCCATGCGGGGACTGTCAGATACACGGTTGATCCGGTCTCGGTTCGGTGCGGCATTCGTGAACCCGTGGCGGGAGTCGAGGGAATTCCCGCTCGACCTGTGGTGCATTGTGAGGGAAGGAAACTATCCCTCGTTCCGATGCCGAAAGCAGGCCATGAATTCCCGAACCGTGTTCGCTGTGGTCACCGTCGTGTTGTTCGGTCTCGGTCTGCGTCTGTTGTTCGGCAGTACCTCTGCTCTCACCTCGGATATTGCAGCGTTCTACTCTGCCGACTCCGTCTCGATGGCGCTGCTGACGACGGGGCCGGTGATCGTCCTCGGCGTGTGCGCGGCTGCTGCAGGCTTTGTGCTGCGTCGCGCGCGGGTGACCCACGTGCTCGTCGGATGCTTGATTCTCATCGCTGTGGGCACCGCGGTGCGCGCAGTGCCGTCCTGGCCGGTGCTGGTGGCGGGAGCCCTCGTGGCGGCTGCGGGTATTGCGGTGGCGAATGTGTTGGGTCCGGTTCTGGTACGTGTGATCGTGCAGGAGTGGAGCCCGCAGGAACGACCCGATGGGCAGGAGTGGAGCCCGCAGGAACGACCCGATGGGCAGGAGTGGAGCCCGCAGGAACGACCCGATGGGCAGGAGTGGAGCCCGCAGGAACGACCCGATGGGCAGGAGTGGAGCCCGCAGGGACGATCGGAGAATCCGGCGGTGTCGGCTCGGCGGCTGGGGTTGTTGACCGGTGTGTTGACTGCCGTGATCAGTGCCAGTGCGGGTGTTGCGTCGGGGGTCTCCGTTCCGTTGGCGGAGGCGCTCGACGGCGGTTGGCGGTGGGTGCTCGGGCTGTGGGCGGTCCCGGTGGCTATTGCGGCGCTGTGTATGGCGCTGCTGTCCCGGATGTTCGCGAGGGCGGGGCCGACGGCAGTGTCCGGTGCCGTGGAATCGCAGGGCGGTTCGGCCGTGCTGCGCTCCCCCGTCGCGTGGGCGGTGACGGCGTTCATGGGTGTGCAGTCACTCATGGCGTACTCGATGATCGCGTGGCTGCCCACGATCTACCGGGATCGTGGAGTGGACGCCGCCGCGGCCGGGCTACTGTTGACGGCTCTGTCCCTCAGCAGTGTCGTGACGGCGCTGACGGTGCCCAGCGTGGCCACCAGGTTGCCGAGACAAAGCGTTCTGGCCGTTGCGGTGGTGTTGCCCACCGTTGCGGGCTTGGCGGGGGTGTTGTCGTCTGCAGATTCCTGGGCGCTGCTGTGGGCCGTGTTGCTCGGACTCGGCCAAGGCGGGCAGTTGTCCCTGGCGATGACGCTGATGAATCTGCGGGCCGCGACGGCACGTGATGCTGCGTCGTTGAGTTCGATGGCACAGACGGTCGGCTACGTGCTGGCAGCCTGCGGCCCGTTGGTGTGCGGCGCTGTGCATTCGGTGACGCAGCGGTGGGAACCGTCGGTGCTCTTCCTTCTCGTGATGACGGCTCCGATGGCAGTCGCGGGTGCGGTGGCCGGACGCCGCGCGTTCTACGGCGTCGACGTCCGGCAGGAGACCGGTGTCAGAGGCTCTTGACCCAGTGCGAGACCCGCTGCACGACGTCCTCGCAGGTGAGACCGAGTTCGTGGTGTAGCTGTTCGCGCGATGCGTGGTCCAGGAATCGTTGTGGCACACCGAGATCGCGGCACGGGGTATCGACGCCTGCCCCGCGGAGAGCCGCAGACAGGGTCGAGCCGATGCCACCGTGCAGGCCACTGTCTTCGAGGGTGACCACCATCCGGTAGTCCTCCGCCAATTTCAGCAGCGCCTGCGGGATGGGCAGCACCCATCTCGGGTCCACCACTGCGACCGAGATGCCGTCCTGCTGAAGTTTGTCCGCCGCGTGCACGGCCAGCGGACCGAACACTCCGACGGCCACGATCAACACATCGCCCGTCGCGTCGGACGGCTCGGTCAGTACGTCGACGATTCCGTCGAGTCTGCGCACTGCAGGTACGGTTTCGGTCACTGCGCCCTTCGGAAAGCGCAGTGCTGTGGGTCCGTCGGACGTCGCGATCGCCTCGGCCAGTTCTTCTCGCAGTGTTTCGGCATCTCGCGGTGCCGCCACCTTCATGCCGGGAACGATGCCGAGCAGAGACATGTCCCACATGCCGTTGTGGCTGGCACCGTCGGCCCCGGTGACCCCGGCGCGGTCCAGCACCACGGTGACCGGCAGTCCGAGCAGCGCTACGTCCATCAGCAACTGGTCGAACGCGCGATTGAGGAAGGTGGAGTAGATCGCGACCACCGGATGCATCCCGCCGAGCGCGAGCCCGGCAGCCGACGTCATCGCGTGCTGCTCGGCGATACCGACGTCGAACAACCGGTCGGGGAAGCGAACTCCGAACGCGGCGAGCCCGGTGGGCGCGGCCATCGCTGCGGTGATCGCTACGACGTCCTCGTTCTGTTCGCCCTGCTCGATCAGTGCCGCCGAGAACACCGATGTCCAGTCCGGTGCCGACTTCGACCGCGCCAGTCCCGTCAACGGATCGATGACGCCGGTGGCGTGCATCTGGTCGGCGACGTCGTTCTCGGCGTGCACGTAGCCCATGCCTTTGCGCGTCACCGCGTGGACGATGACCGGACCGCCGTACGCCTTGGCTCGGCGCAGAGCCGATTCCATCGCGTGCTGGTCATGGCCGTCGACCGGACCCAGGTATTTGATACCGAGATCGGTGAACATCACCTGCGGGCTGATGGCGTCCTTCACCCCGGCCTTCATGCCGTGCAACATCGCGTAGGCCGTGGGCCCGACGATCGGAATGCGACGAACGATGCGGCGACCGTTGTCCAGCACCTTCTCGTACCCGGGCTGAAGCCGAAGGGCTGCCAGATGATCGGCCAGGCCCCCGATGGTCGGGGCGTACGAGCGACCGTTGTCGTTGACGACGATCACCAGTGATCGGTCGCGGCCTGCG is part of the Rhodococcus sp. SBT000017 genome and harbors:
- a CDS encoding 3-hydroxyacyl-CoA dehydrogenase NAD-binding domain-containing protein, which produces MSDITTAFTDEVVTNAFTKIVSVPGLDGSIALVTLDNGFDHTKPSTFGPGGLAKFDAALDEAFAANPVAIAVTGKPFIFAVGADLNGVPNIKAKDEALQIGQLGHKVFRRLRESTIPTFAFINGAALGGGLEVGLHSHYRTVAENAAALGLPEAFLGLVPGWGGTQLLPNIIGASNAVTVVIENALNQNRVLKPQQALDLGIADALFGGADFLEQSLAWAAQVIKGEIVPNRPEIDRGQAWDDAIARAKGIVAGKTNNFAPGPVAAVELLELAKSTDITDSASLDKGFAAEDEALSTLLVKDELRAGLYAFDLVQKRAKRPAGAPDKSLARKISGVGIVGAGLMASQLALLFVRQLKVPVILTDIDQERIDKGVGYVHGEIDKLLGKKRLSPDAANRLKALVSGSIDKAAFAKTDFVIEAVFENLDVKKKVFAEVEEFVSAETILATNTSSLSITKMAADLKHPERVVGFHFFNPVAVLPLLEVVKGEKTDDATLATAFATAKTLKKSAVLSADLPGFVFNRLVTRASNEIISAIDEGTPFDVADGAVGELGMPMSPLTLLALVGPAVALHTAETLGEAYPERFKDSPGFRALVEAKKPGVWNYGPEGQVVDPEVAALWPQGDSPSTAEQVLERTRNAIADEIKIMLDEGVVAAAEDIDLCLLLGGGFGFWNGGITPYLDRSGASEAATGQRFLAPGVASV
- a CDS encoding sigma factor; amino-acid sequence: MNNERGRLIGIAYRMLGSYSDAEDAASEALVRWYRLTDAERDAVDVPAAWLTRVVGRICLDMLGSARVRRENYVGQWLREPVRGLDPESSAAADPADRVAQQESVTLALLVVLESLGPAQRVAFVLHDAFAVPFDEIATVLDRSPAACRQLASAARTHVHSRHRSIADPIEHDRVVRAFASASAGGDIASLVSVLARRHLGQRRRRPRIRGPQCRPRIRSSRSLRPRHHCQVHRPRVVDRTRQRPVGHRHPARRRGVRSHRVRRHRVRHRRRRGLQHLDRAESGQTPALGLTPAIHSARLRRQRVEGRTARSASSLENQVDTR
- a CDS encoding SDR family oxidoreductase, with protein sequence MKLAVAGGTGTVGMHVVEVARERGHEVVVLSRSAGVDLVTGSGLSDALSGVDAVVDVASTQTISAKESTAFFAAVTRNLLTEESAAGVGHHLALSIVGVDAAPHGYYAGKVKQESLVRAGAVPWTILRATQFHEFAAQIRSQTSFGPLTIIPRMVSQPIAAREVAERLVDLAEGPPAGRVADLGGPREERMAEMVRGYARAIGARGLVLEVPIPGAYGRAMRDGTLVITNDSDHGSQTFDQWSAAQAR
- a CDS encoding YciI family protein, which translates into the protein MPIFVVEYTYTPETSSGRDDHRTDHRAWLRELERRKILRSSSPLADHSGATMIVEGTDKASVERMFAHDPFALAHLIDRVRIEERVTGT
- a CDS encoding MFS transporter produces the protein MNSRTVFAVVTVVLFGLGLRLLFGSTSALTSDIAAFYSADSVSMALLTTGPVIVLGVCAAAAGFVLRRARVTHVLVGCLILIAVGTAVRAVPSWPVLVAGALVAAAGIAVANVLGPVLVRVIVQEWSPQERPDGQEWSPQERPDGQEWSPQERPDGQEWSPQERPDGQEWSPQGRSENPAVSARRLGLLTGVLTAVISASAGVASGVSVPLAEALDGGWRWVLGLWAVPVAIAALCMALLSRMFARAGPTAVSGAVESQGGSAVLRSPVAWAVTAFMGVQSLMAYSMIAWLPTIYRDRGVDAAAAGLLLTALSLSSVVTALTVPSVATRLPRQSVLAVAVVLPTVAGLAGVLSSADSWALLWAVLLGLGQGGQLSLAMTLMNLRAATARDAASLSSMAQTVGYVLAACGPLVCGAVHSVTQRWEPSVLFLLVMTAPMAVAGAVAGRRAFYGVDVRQETGVRGS
- the dxs gene encoding 1-deoxy-D-xylulose-5-phosphate synthase: MGVLARIQTPEDLRDLGSAELAELAREIRAFLVEKVSATGGHLGPNLGVVELTLAIHRIFDSPRDPVIFDTGHQAYVHKMLTGRTGLFDTLRKQGGLSGYPSRVESEHDWVESSHASASLSYADGLAKAFALKGETDRHVVAVVGDGALTGGMCWEALNNIAAGRDRSLVIVVNDNGRSYAPTIGGLADHLAALRLQPGYEKVLDNGRRIVRRIPIVGPTAYAMLHGMKAGVKDAISPQVMFTDLGIKYLGPVDGHDQHAMESALRRAKAYGGPVIVHAVTRKGMGYVHAENDVADQMHATGVIDPLTGLARSKSAPDWTSVFSAALIEQGEQNEDVVAITAAMAAPTGLAAFGVRFPDRLFDVGIAEQHAMTSAAGLALGGMHPVVAIYSTFLNRAFDQLLMDVALLGLPVTVVLDRAGVTGADGASHNGMWDMSLLGIVPGMKVAAPRDAETLREELAEAIATSDGPTALRFPKGAVTETVPAVRRLDGIVDVLTEPSDATGDVLIVAVGVFGPLAVHAADKLQQDGISVAVVDPRWVLPIPQALLKLAEDYRMVVTLEDSGLHGGIGSTLSAALRGAGVDTPCRDLGVPQRFLDHASREQLHHELGLTCEDVVQRVSHWVKSL